The following DNA comes from Marinihelvus fidelis.
GCGCTCGAGGGCCGGCGTCACGCCCTTGACTTCGCCTGGGTGCGCGAACTGCGCAACGGTGTGGACTGGCTCGGTCGCAACTGGAACGACTGGGTCATCGCTTTCGATGCCGCGCGCCAGTCCCGGCTGCTGTCGGCCTTCGGTATCGAGCAACTGGGGCCGCGCGCCCTGGTCGCGCTGCTGACCCTGGGGCTGCTGCTCGCGTCCGCGTTTATCGTGCCCTGGCTGCTACGCCGGTCGACGGGGCGTCGGCGTGACCCGCTGGGCCGGGCCTGGGCCCGTTTCCTGCGCCGGCTGGACAAGGTCGGCGTCGAGATCCGGCCGTCCATGGGGCCACGGGAAGTCGGTGCCGCCGCCGCGGCCACCCTGCCCGACCAGGCTGGCGAGATTGACGCCATCACCGGACAGTACCGGCGGCTGCGCTACGCCGCCGACGGCGGCAGGCTCGACGCCTTCACGGCCGGCGTGAGAGGATTCCGGGTGAACCCACAACGGAAGTCCGGATGAGCGACACGGGGACAATGACATGGCCTGGCTGATCGGGCTGGCACTGGTCGCGCTCGCCGTCTACGCGATCGTCACCTACAACCGCCTGGTCAGGGCCCGTAACGTGATGGCGGAGGCCTGGGCCGGGATCGATGTGCAGTTGCAGCGGCGCCATGAGCTGGTGCCCAACCTGGTGGCTGTCACGCGACAGTACGCCAGCCATGAATCCACCGTCCTCGAAGACGTCACCCGGGCACGGGGCGCCGCCCCGGACACCACGGGCGCAAAGGCGCCCGGCCAGCACGGCATGGAATCGCTGGCGTCCCGGGAGAGTGACCTGTCGCGGGCGCTGGGCCGCCTGGTCATGCTGGCCGAGCAATACCCCGAGCTGAAAGCCGCACAGGTGTTCAGCCAACTGCACGCCAGCCTGGTCGACACCGAGGACCACCTGCAGTACGCGCGCCGTTATTACAACGGCGCCGTGCGCGACCTCAACAACGCGGTCGAGAGCTTTCCCGCCAACCTGGTGGCGCGCCTGTTTGGTTTCCGCACCGGGGCGTTTTTCGAGATCGAGTTCGCCAGCCAGCGCGAGGTGCCGGATGTCCGGCTCTAGGCGCCCCTTGCGGGCCCTGCTGCTGGCCGGGCTTATGCTGGCCACCGGCATGGCTGCGGCAAAGGCCGATGAGCGTGTGCTGGACTACGACGTCGACATCACCATCCGCCCCGATGCCCGCCTGGATATCATCGAGACCATCACCGTGCGCGCCGAGGGCAAGCAGATCCGGCGCGGCATTTACCGGGACTTCCCCACCCGTTACAAGGCCCGCTTCGATACCACGGTCCGGGTGGGCTTCGATGTGCACGAGGTCACACGCGACGGCCAGCCCACACCGTGGCACAGCGTCCGCCAGTTCAACGGCGTTCGCGTCTATATCGGCGACAAGGATACGCAACTTGCCCCGGGCACCTACCGGTACCGCCTGCGCTACCAGACCTACCGGCAACTGGGCTATTTCGACAGTTACGACGAGTTGTGGTGGAACGTCACCGGCCTGGGTTGGGCATTTCCCATCGACCGGGCTACCGCAACGGTGCACCTGCCCGCCGATGTCGAGCCCGGCGACCTGCAACTCAATGCCTGGACGGGCAGCTACGGCCGCACCGAATCGGACGTCGAGCAGACCATCGTCGACACGCGCACGGTGCAGTTCCGGGCCACGGCCATGCAGGACCCCGGCGGCGGCCTGACCGTCGCCGTCGCCTGGCCTAAAGGGTTGGTGCACGTGCCCGGATTCGGCGAGAAAATGCGCTGGTTCGTGGCCGACAACCTGGGCATCGGGGTGCTGGCGGCCGGCCTGCTGGCTACGCTGGCCTGGTACCTGTGGGCGTGGAACCGCGTGGGCCGCGACCCGGAGAAGGGCGTCATCATTCCGCGGTTCAAGCCCCCGGCCGGCCTGTCCCCGGCAGCCTGTGCGTACATCATGGACATGACCCTGAAGGACGAGGCGTTCACGGCCGCGGTCATCAGCCTGGGGGTCAAGGGTCACCTGTCGATCGAGGAGGCGGATGGCGAGTACACGCTGCGCCGCCGCCACGGGCGCCCCAAGGCGCCGCCTTCACCGGGCGAGCAGGTGGTCTTCGACGCCCTGTTGCCAAAGGGCACCGACTATGTGCGCATGAAGCAGGACAACCACAAGGCCTTCGCCGCGGCGCGCTGGGGCCTGCTGCTGGCGCTGTCGCGCGAATACAAGGGCAGCCTGTTCCGCTTCAACGGTCACTACGCCCTGCCCGCGTTTGCCATCAGCGCGATCGCCGCGGTGATCTCGGTGCCGCTGGCTGCCGGGCCCTTCGCCTGGGTGATTGCCGGCGCACTGGCCCTGCCCTTGCATGGCCTGTTCCTGTTCCTGCTGCGCGCGCCGACGATCGCCGGGCGACGGATCATGGACGAGATCGAGGGCTTCCGGATGTACCTGGGCACGGCCGAGCGCGACCGTCTGCAGGCCATGCGCTCACCGGCGCTGACGCCGGAAGTGTTCGAGCGCTTCCTGCCTTACGCCTTCGCGCTCGAAGTGGAGAATGACTGGTGCCGCCGGTTTGAGCGCGAGTTCCCGCAGCCGGCCGAGCGCGACTCGGGCTTCAGCCCGGCCTGGTACAGCGGTGATTTCAGCATGAACGGCTCGGGTTCGGCCCTGAACCGGATGTCGTCGGGCTTTGGCAGCGACCTGGGTGGCGCCATCTCTGCGTCCTCTCGCCCACCGGGCTCGTCATCGGGCTCCGGCGGGGGTGGCTTTTCCGGCGGTGGGGGCGGCGGAGGCGGCGGGGGCGGCTGGTAATTCCAGCGCCAGTCATGGCTTGAAAAACCGGCGTGGTCTGTATATATTTACACCATGCAACGGAGCCGCCCCATGACCCAGGACAACCTCACCAAACGCCAGCAGGAAATCCTCAACTTTATCTCTGAACATATTGATCAGAATGGGTTTCCTCCAACCCGGAATGAGCTATGCGCCTTTTTCGGCTTCCGTTCGCCGAATGCCGCCGAGAGTCACCTGAAGGCGCTTGACCGCAAGGGTGTCATCCAGCTGGGGCGGGGGCGCTCCAGGGGCATCACCCTGACCGCGCTGGCCCGTGCCAGCCTGCCCGCCGCCGGTGGCCGCACACCGCTGCCCCTGGTGGGCCGGGTCGCCGCCGGCAGCCCCGTGCTGGCCGAGGAGAACATCGAGAACGAATACCGTTTCGACCCGGCGCTGTTTTCGCCACGGCCGCACTACCTGCTGCGCGTACAGGGCATGAGCATGCGTGACGCGGGCATCCTCGATGGCGACCTGC
Coding sequences within:
- a CDS encoding DUF2207 domain-containing protein — its product is MSGSRRPLRALLLAGLMLATGMAAAKADERVLDYDVDITIRPDARLDIIETITVRAEGKQIRRGIYRDFPTRYKARFDTTVRVGFDVHEVTRDGQPTPWHSVRQFNGVRVYIGDKDTQLAPGTYRYRLRYQTYRQLGYFDSYDELWWNVTGLGWAFPIDRATATVHLPADVEPGDLQLNAWTGSYGRTESDVEQTIVDTRTVQFRATAMQDPGGGLTVAVAWPKGLVHVPGFGEKMRWFVADNLGIGVLAAGLLATLAWYLWAWNRVGRDPEKGVIIPRFKPPAGLSPAACAYIMDMTLKDEAFTAAVISLGVKGHLSIEEADGEYTLRRRHGRPKAPPSPGEQVVFDALLPKGTDYVRMKQDNHKAFAAARWGLLLALSREYKGSLFRFNGHYALPAFAISAIAAVISVPLAAGPFAWVIAGALALPLHGLFLFLLRAPTIAGRRIMDEIEGFRMYLGTAERDRLQAMRSPALTPEVFERFLPYAFALEVENDWCRRFEREFPQPAERDSGFSPAWYSGDFSMNGSGSALNRMSSGFGSDLGGAISASSRPPGSSSGSGGGGFSGGGGGGGGGGGW
- a CDS encoding LemA family protein, whose translation is MAWLIGLALVALAVYAIVTYNRLVRARNVMAEAWAGIDVQLQRRHELVPNLVAVTRQYASHESTVLEDVTRARGAAPDTTGAKAPGQHGMESLASRESDLSRALGRLVMLAEQYPELKAAQVFSQLHASLVDTEDHLQYARRYYNGAVRDLNNAVESFPANLVARLFGFRTGAFFEIEFASQREVPDVRL
- the lexA gene encoding transcriptional repressor LexA, with the translated sequence MTQDNLTKRQQEILNFISEHIDQNGFPPTRNELCAFFGFRSPNAAESHLKALDRKGVIQLGRGRSRGITLTALARASLPAAGGRTPLPLVGRVAAGSPVLAEENIENEYRFDPALFSPRPHYLLRVQGMSMRDAGILDGDLLAVHRVPEARNGQIVVARIEDEVTVKRFHRDGRRVTLLPENPDFSPIEIDLAHQHLEIEGLGVGVIRSHLTG